In one Pseudomonas sp. SCA2728.1_7 genomic region, the following are encoded:
- the rplM gene encoding 50S ribosomal protein L13 translates to MKTFTAKPETVKRDWFVVDAAGQTLGRLATEIASRLRGKHKPEYTPHVDTGDYIVVINAEQIRVTGAKTTDKMYYSHSGFPGGIKSINFEKLIAKAPERVIETAVKGMLPKNPLGRDMYRKLKVYAGAAHPHTAQQPQELKF, encoded by the coding sequence ATGAAAACTTTTACTGCTAAACCGGAAACAGTAAAGCGCGACTGGTTTGTCGTCGACGCTGCTGGTCAGACCCTGGGTCGTCTGGCCACCGAAATCGCGAGCCGTCTGCGTGGCAAGCACAAGCCTGAGTACACTCCTCACGTTGACACCGGCGACTACATCGTCGTAATCAATGCTGAGCAGATTCGTGTTACCGGTGCTAAAACCACTGACAAAATGTACTACTCCCACTCCGGTTTCCCGGGCGGCATCAAGTCGATCAACTTTGAAAAGCTGATCGCTAAAGCCCCTGAGCGCGTGATCGAGACCGCGGTTAAAGGCATGCTGCCTAAAAACCCACTGGGTCGCGACATGTACCGTAAGCTGAAAGTCTATGCGGGCGCTGCACACCCACATACTGCTCAGCAGCCCCAAGAACTGAAGTTTTAA
- a CDS encoding glutathione S-transferase N-terminal domain-containing protein translates to MGVTNRLACYSDPADHYSHRVRIVLAEKGVSAEIIYVEAGRQPPKLIEVNPYGSLPTLVDRDLALWESTVVMEYLDERYPHPPLMPVYPVARANSRLLIHRIQRDWCGLVDLILDPKSKEAARVVARKELRESLTGVSPLFADKPFFLSEEQSLVDCCLLPILWRLPILGIELPRPAKPLLDYMERSFAREAFQASLSGVERDMR, encoded by the coding sequence ATGGGCGTGACCAATCGGTTGGCCTGTTACTCCGACCCCGCCGACCACTATTCCCACCGAGTGCGCATTGTGCTTGCAGAGAAGGGTGTCAGCGCCGAGATCATTTATGTGGAGGCTGGTCGTCAGCCGCCTAAACTGATTGAGGTAAACCCTTACGGCAGTCTGCCGACGCTGGTCGATCGTGACCTGGCGTTGTGGGAGTCGACCGTGGTGATGGAATATCTGGATGAGCGTTACCCGCACCCGCCGTTGATGCCGGTTTATCCGGTGGCGCGTGCCAACAGTCGGCTGCTGATTCATCGCATTCAGCGCGACTGGTGTGGTCTGGTGGATCTGATTCTGGATCCCAAGTCCAAGGAGGCTGCGCGTGTCGTGGCGCGCAAGGAATTGCGCGAAAGCCTGACGGGTGTGTCGCCGCTGTTTGCCGACAAGCCGTTTTTCCTCAGTGAGGAACAAAGTCTGGTGGATTGCTGCCTATTGCCAATACTCTGGCGTTTGCCGATTCTGGGTATTGAACTGCCGCGGCCAGCCAAGCCGCTGCTTGATTATATGGAGCGCTCGTTTGCGCGTGAGGCTTTCCAGGCGAGTCTGTCTGGTGTCGAACGCGATATGCGCTAA
- a CDS encoding acyl-CoA dehydrogenase family protein codes for MIPRTLFSSEHELFRDSVRTFLEKEAVPFHAQWEKQGYIDRKLWNKAGEAGMLCSHLPEEYGGLGADFLYSAVVIEEVGRLGLTGIGFSLHSDIVAPYILHYGSEALKHKYLPKLVSGEMVTAIAMTEPGAGSDLQGVKTTAVLDGDEYVINGSKTFITNGFLADLVIVVAKTDPKAGAKGTSLFLVEANTPGFDKGKRLEKVGMKAQDTSELFFQDVRVPKENLLGQAGGGFAYLMQELPQERLTVAIGGLASAEAALQWTLDYTRDRKAFGKAIADFQNTRFKLAEMATEIQIGRVFVDKCLELHLQGKLDVPTAAMAKYWGTDLQCKVLDECVQLHGGYGFMWEYPVARAWADARVQRIYAGTNEIMKEIIARSL; via the coding sequence ATGATCCCCAGAACCTTGTTCAGCTCCGAGCACGAATTGTTTCGCGACAGCGTACGAACCTTCCTCGAAAAAGAGGCGGTGCCGTTCCATGCGCAATGGGAGAAACAAGGTTATATCGACCGCAAACTGTGGAACAAGGCAGGGGAGGCGGGGATGCTCTGCTCGCACCTGCCGGAAGAGTACGGCGGGTTGGGGGCGGACTTTCTTTACAGTGCGGTGGTGATCGAGGAGGTCGGGCGACTGGGCCTGACCGGCATCGGTTTCTCGCTGCATTCGGACATTGTTGCGCCGTACATCCTGCATTACGGCAGCGAAGCGCTGAAGCACAAATACCTGCCGAAACTGGTTTCGGGCGAGATGGTCACGGCCATCGCCATGACCGAGCCGGGTGCCGGTTCCGACCTGCAAGGCGTGAAGACCACCGCCGTGCTGGACGGTGACGAATATGTGATCAACGGCTCGAAAACCTTTATCACCAACGGCTTTCTAGCGGACCTGGTGATCGTCGTCGCCAAGACCGACCCGAAGGCCGGCGCCAAGGGCACCAGCCTGTTTCTGGTGGAAGCGAATACGCCGGGCTTCGACAAGGGCAAGCGCCTGGAGAAGGTCGGCATGAAGGCGCAGGACACCTCGGAATTGTTCTTCCAGGATGTGCGCGTACCGAAGGAAAACCTGTTGGGGCAGGCTGGGGGAGGGTTTGCTTACCTGATGCAGGAATTGCCGCAGGAGCGTTTGACTGTAGCAATCGGTGGTCTGGCCTCAGCCGAAGCAGCGTTGCAGTGGACGCTGGATTACACCCGCGATCGCAAGGCCTTCGGCAAAGCCATTGCCGACTTCCAGAACACCCGCTTCAAGTTGGCAGAGATGGCCACGGAAATCCAGATCGGCCGGGTGTTCGTCGATAAGTGTCTGGAGCTGCACCTGCAAGGCAAGCTGGACGTGCCGACGGCAGCGATGGCGAAATACTGGGGCACCGATCTGCAATGCAAGGTGCTCGACGAGTGCGTGCAGTTGCATGGTGGCTACGGCTTCATGTGGGAATACCCGGTGGCCCGGGCGTGGGCGGATGCGCGGGTGCAGCGGATCTATGCCGGCACCAATGAAATCATGAAGGAGATCATTGCGCGGTCGCTCTGA
- a CDS encoding NADP(H)-dependent aldo-keto reductase encodes MDYRQLGRTDLNVSAICLGTMTWGEQNTEAEAFAQIERAKEAGINFIDTAEMYPVPPKAETYATTERYIGNYFKSRGDRADWILASKIAGPGNTIDYIRDKNLRHNRQHITAAVDASLERLQTDYIDLYQLHWPERSTNFFGQLGYKHKIEANLTPLEDTLEALDEQVKAGKIRHIGLSNETPWGTMRFLALAEARGWPRAVSIQNPYNLLNRSFEVGLAEIAIREQCGLLAYSPLAFGFLSGKYEGGARPPKGRLSLYSRFSRYFNAQSEAACSRYVALAREHGLDPAQMALAFVNQQPFVTSNIIGATTLEQLDSNIASFDLKLSDEVLEGIEAIHKDHPNPAP; translated from the coding sequence ATGGACTATCGCCAGCTAGGCCGTACCGACCTGAACGTGAGTGCAATCTGCCTCGGCACCATGACCTGGGGCGAGCAAAACACTGAAGCTGAAGCCTTCGCGCAGATAGAAAGGGCCAAGGAAGCCGGGATCAATTTCATCGACACCGCCGAGATGTACCCGGTGCCGCCGAAAGCCGAAACTTACGCCACCACCGAGCGCTACATCGGCAATTATTTCAAAAGTCGCGGCGACCGGGCCGACTGGATCCTCGCCAGCAAGATCGCCGGCCCGGGCAATACCATCGACTACATCCGCGACAAAAACCTGCGCCACAACCGCCAGCACATCACCGCAGCGGTCGACGCCAGCCTCGAACGCCTGCAAACCGACTACATCGACCTATACCAATTGCACTGGCCGGAGCGCAGCACCAACTTTTTCGGACAACTGGGCTACAAGCACAAGATCGAAGCCAACCTGACGCCGCTCGAAGACACCCTCGAAGCGCTCGACGAACAGGTGAAGGCCGGCAAGATCCGCCACATCGGCCTGTCCAACGAAACCCCGTGGGGCACCATGCGTTTTCTCGCACTGGCCGAAGCCCGTGGCTGGCCGCGCGCGGTGTCGATCCAGAACCCGTACAACCTGCTCAACCGCAGTTTTGAAGTGGGCCTGGCAGAAATCGCCATCCGCGAACAATGCGGCCTGCTGGCCTATTCGCCGCTGGCGTTTGGTTTCCTGTCGGGTAAATATGAAGGTGGCGCTCGTCCGCCGAAAGGCCGCCTGAGCCTCTACAGCCGCTTCAGCCGCTATTTCAATGCGCAGTCGGAAGCAGCGTGCAGCCGCTATGTGGCACTGGCCCGTGAACACGGTCTGGATCCGGCGCAGATGGCCTTGGCTTTTGTGAATCAGCAACCGTTTGTCACCAGCAACATCATTGGGGCGACCACGCTTGAACAACTGGACAGCAACATTGCCAGCTTCGATCTGAAGCTGTCGGATGAAGTGCTGGAAGGGATCGAGGCGATTCACAAGGATCACCCGAACCCAGCGCCTTGA
- the petA gene encoding ubiquinol-cytochrome c reductase iron-sulfur subunit has protein sequence MSNDGVNAGRRRFLVAATSVVGAAGAVGAAVPFVGSWFPSAKAKAAGAPVKVNVSKIEPGQQMIAEWRGQPVFIVRRTTEILGNLKKIEGQLSDPNSKNSTQPTYVDPETRSIKPEILLLIGICTHLGCSPTFRPEVAPADLGKDWVGGYFCPCHGSHYDLAGRVYKSQPAPLNLPVPPHSYETDDLIVIGVDTEKA, from the coding sequence ATGAGCAATGACGGCGTGAATGCAGGCCGGCGTCGCTTCTTGGTAGCAGCCACATCCGTGGTGGGTGCTGCAGGAGCGGTGGGGGCTGCGGTCCCGTTCGTGGGGTCATGGTTTCCCAGTGCCAAGGCGAAAGCCGCCGGTGCACCGGTGAAAGTGAATGTCAGCAAAATCGAGCCAGGACAGCAGATGATTGCTGAGTGGCGCGGCCAGCCGGTGTTCATTGTCCGCCGTACTACGGAAATCCTGGGGAATCTCAAGAAGATCGAGGGCCAGCTCTCCGATCCGAACTCCAAAAACTCCACGCAACCCACCTATGTCGACCCTGAAACGCGTTCGATCAAGCCGGAAATTCTGCTGCTGATCGGGATCTGCACGCACCTGGGTTGCTCGCCAACCTTCCGTCCCGAAGTGGCACCTGCGGATCTCGGTAAAGACTGGGTCGGTGGCTATTTCTGCCCTTGCCACGGTTCCCACTACGATCTGGCTGGCCGCGTCTACAAGTCGCAACCTGCGCCTTTGAACCTGCCAGTTCCGCCGCATTCCTATGAGACCGATGATCTGATTGTCATTGGCGTCGATACGGAGAAAGCGTGA
- a CDS encoding cytochrome bc complex cytochrome b subunit, whose protein sequence is MSKFMDWVDARFPATKMWEDHLSKYYAPKNFNFFYFFGSLALLVLVNQIVTGVWLTMSYTPSAEEAFASVEYIMRDVEYGSILRLLHSTGASAFFIVVYLHMFRGLLYGSYQKPRELVWVFGMLIYLALMAEAFMGYLLPWGQMSYWGAQVIISLFGAIPVIGNDLTQWIRGDYLISGITLNRFFALHVVALPIVILGLVVLHILALHEVGSNNPDGVDIKKHKDENGIPLDGIAFHPYYTVKDIVGVVVFLFIFCFIVFFFPEMGGYFLEKPNFEQANPFKTPEHIAPVWYFTPFYAILRAIPDKLMGVIAMGAAIAVLFVLPWLDRSPVKSMRYKGWLSKIWLLVFCISFVILGILGVLAPTPERTLLSQVCTFLYFAYFILMPFYTRLEKTKPVPERVTG, encoded by the coding sequence ATGAGCAAGTTCATGGATTGGGTTGATGCGCGCTTTCCTGCGACCAAAATGTGGGAAGACCATCTCAGCAAGTATTACGCTCCAAAAAACTTCAACTTCTTCTATTTCTTCGGCTCTTTGGCGCTGCTGGTGCTAGTGAATCAGATCGTCACCGGGGTCTGGCTGACGATGAGCTACACGCCGTCGGCAGAAGAAGCCTTCGCTTCCGTCGAATACATAATGCGTGACGTCGAGTACGGCTCGATCCTGCGCCTGCTGCACTCGACCGGTGCTTCGGCGTTCTTCATCGTGGTTTATCTGCACATGTTCCGTGGTCTGCTCTACGGCTCCTATCAGAAGCCGCGTGAGCTGGTCTGGGTCTTCGGTATGCTGATTTACTTGGCGCTGATGGCCGAAGCCTTCATGGGTTATCTGCTGCCGTGGGGCCAGATGTCCTACTGGGGTGCCCAGGTGATCATCTCGCTGTTCGGTGCGATTCCCGTCATCGGCAACGACCTGACCCAGTGGATTCGTGGTGACTACCTGATCTCCGGAATCACCCTGAACCGCTTCTTCGCCTTGCACGTCGTCGCGCTGCCGATCGTGATTCTCGGTTTGGTGGTGCTGCACATTCTGGCGTTGCACGAAGTCGGTTCGAACAACCCTGACGGCGTCGACATCAAGAAGCACAAAGACGAAAACGGCATCCCGCTGGACGGCATTGCCTTCCATCCGTACTACACCGTGAAAGACATTGTCGGTGTCGTAGTGTTCCTGTTTATCTTCTGTTTCATTGTGTTCTTCTTCCCGGAAATGGGCGGTTACTTCCTCGAAAAACCAAACTTCGAGCAAGCTAACCCGTTCAAGACACCAGAGCACATTGCGCCGGTTTGGTACTTCACACCGTTCTACGCAATCTTGCGTGCGATCCCGGACAAGCTCATGGGCGTGATCGCCATGGGGGCGGCGATTGCGGTGCTGTTTGTGTTGCCGTGGCTCGACCGTAGTCCGGTCAAGTCGATGCGCTACAAAGGCTGGCTGAGCAAAATCTGGCTGCTGGTGTTCTGCATTTCGTTCGTGATTCTCGGCATTCTCGGTGTGCTTGCGCCGACGCCGGAGCGAACCTTGCTGTCGCAGGTCTGCACCTTCCTGTACTTCGCCTACTTCATTCTGATGCCGTTCTACACCCGGCTCGAGAAGACCAAACCGGTTCCGGAAAGGGTGACTGGCTGA
- the rpsI gene encoding 30S ribosomal protein S9, with protein MSATQNYGTGRRKTATARVFLRPGTGNISINNRSLENFFGRETARMVVRQPLELTETVEKFDIYVTVIGGGVSGQAGAIRHGITRALMDYDETLRGALRKAGFVTRDAREVERKKVGLRKARKRPQYSKR; from the coding sequence ATGTCGGCGACTCAAAATTACGGCACTGGCCGTCGCAAGACCGCAACCGCACGCGTTTTCCTGCGTCCGGGTACTGGTAACATCTCCATCAACAACCGTTCGCTGGAAAACTTCTTCGGCCGTGAAACTGCCCGCATGGTAGTTCGCCAGCCGCTGGAGCTGACTGAGACTGTCGAGAAGTTCGACATCTACGTCACCGTGATCGGTGGTGGTGTAAGTGGTCAAGCTGGCGCAATCCGCCACGGCATCACTCGCGCTCTGATGGACTACGACGAAACCCTGCGTGGCGCTCTGCGCAAAGCTGGCTTCGTTACTCGCGACGCCCGTGAAGTTGAACGTAAGAAAGTTGGTCTGCGTAAAGCGCGTAAGCGTCCGCAGTACTCGAAGCGTTAA
- a CDS encoding cytochrome c1 yields the protein MKKLFFALIFAALPVLSFAAEHGGPELEKVDIDVSDKAALQDGARTFANYCMGCHSAKFQRYERVADDLGVPHELMLEKLVFTGAKIGDHMNIGMQPADAKTWFGAAPPDLTLVARVRGTDWLYGYLKSFYEDPARPWGVNNKVFPNVGMPNVLVGLQGRQVVGCKQVQIVEDGKKQYDPLTGTPLTHEACDQLTIVPKSGALNEEQFDEKVKNLVTFLAYSANPVKLQHQRIGTYVLLYLAFFFVFAYLLKREYWKDVH from the coding sequence ATGAAAAAGTTATTTTTTGCTCTGATTTTTGCTGCGTTGCCTGTCCTGTCTTTCGCCGCTGAACATGGTGGTCCGGAGCTGGAAAAAGTCGACATCGATGTCTCCGATAAAGCTGCTCTGCAGGATGGTGCGCGCACCTTCGCCAACTATTGCATGGGTTGCCACAGTGCCAAGTTCCAGCGTTACGAGCGGGTTGCCGATGACCTTGGTGTGCCGCACGAACTGATGCTGGAGAAACTGGTGTTCACCGGCGCCAAGATTGGCGATCACATGAACATCGGCATGCAGCCGGCGGACGCCAAGACCTGGTTCGGCGCGGCACCACCGGATCTGACCCTGGTCGCTCGCGTACGCGGCACCGACTGGCTCTACGGTTACCTGAAGTCGTTCTACGAAGATCCGGCACGCCCATGGGGTGTGAACAACAAGGTCTTCCCGAACGTCGGCATGCCTAACGTGCTGGTCGGCCTGCAAGGTCGTCAGGTCGTGGGTTGCAAACAGGTGCAGATCGTCGAAGACGGCAAGAAGCAATATGATCCGCTGACCGGTACGCCTCTGACCCATGAAGCGTGCGATCAACTGACCATCGTGCCGAAATCCGGTGCTCTGAACGAAGAGCAGTTCGATGAGAAGGTCAAGAATCTGGTAACCTTCCTGGCTTACTCGGCTAACCCGGTTAAGCTGCAACATCAGCGCATCGGTACTTATGTCTTGCTGTACCTGGCGTTCTTCTTTGTGTTCGCCTACCTGCTCAAGCGTGAATACTGGAAAGACGTGCACTGA
- a CDS encoding GlxA family transcriptional regulator translates to MASLRYGKQLGHGLTPAFETRLVSPDGKPVNSFSDVVMPVDGGLENADVIILPAFWDDFDTLCSRYPQVLPWLREQHARGAVLCGEATGVFWLAEAGLLNGKEATTYWRFFNAFAERFPKVYLNQDKHLTDADNLYCAGGTTSACDLYIYLIERFCGANVAQAVARDILYEVQRSYAPGRIGFGGQKLHQDVIILQIQHWLEEHFADKFRFEDVAREHGMSIRNFMRRFQTATGDKPLHYLQRLRIETAKGLLSGSRKSIKTISYEVGYDDASFFARLFRQHTELSPNQYRQQFQQAA, encoded by the coding sequence CTGGCTAGCCTGCGTTATGGCAAACAACTGGGCCACGGCCTGACTCCGGCGTTCGAAACACGCCTGGTCAGCCCCGACGGCAAACCGGTGAACAGCTTCAGTGACGTCGTGATGCCGGTCGACGGCGGCCTGGAAAACGCCGATGTCATTATCCTCCCGGCGTTTTGGGACGATTTCGACACGCTGTGCAGCCGTTATCCGCAAGTCCTGCCGTGGCTGCGTGAACAGCACGCCCGTGGCGCGGTGTTGTGCGGCGAAGCCACCGGGGTGTTCTGGCTGGCCGAGGCCGGCCTGCTCAACGGCAAGGAAGCGACCACCTACTGGCGATTCTTCAATGCCTTCGCCGAGCGTTTTCCCAAGGTCTATCTCAATCAGGACAAGCACCTGACCGACGCCGACAATTTGTATTGCGCTGGCGGCACCACCTCAGCCTGCGATCTTTACATCTACTTGATCGAGCGCTTTTGCGGGGCCAACGTCGCACAAGCCGTGGCCCGCGACATTCTCTACGAAGTGCAGCGTAGCTATGCGCCGGGACGTATCGGTTTCGGTGGGCAGAAGCTGCACCAGGACGTGATCATCCTGCAGATCCAGCACTGGCTCGAAGAACACTTCGCCGACAAGTTCCGCTTCGAAGACGTGGCACGCGAGCACGGTATGAGCATCCGCAACTTCATGCGGCGCTTCCAGACAGCCACCGGTGACAAACCGCTGCATTACTTGCAACGGCTGCGCATCGAGACGGCGAAAGGCTTGCTGTCCGGCAGCCGCAAGAGCATCAAGACCATCAGTTATGAGGTCGGTTACGACGACGCGAGCTTCTTTGCGCGGCTGTTCCGCCAGCACACCGAGCTGTCGCCGAACCAGTATCGGCAGCAGTTCCAGCAGGCTGCATAA
- a CDS encoding ClpXP protease specificity-enhancing factor, with amino-acid sequence MNSSRPYLVRALYEWIVDNDCTPHMLVNSEYPAVQVPQGFASDGQIVLNISPSAVRHLHMDNDVVTFEGRFGGVPHSLYVPISAILGIYARENGQGMVFDLESPMDDEEEIESDDDLPPPDSEPPRPSGRPSLKVVK; translated from the coding sequence ATGAACTCCAGTCGACCTTATCTGGTCCGCGCGCTCTATGAGTGGATTGTTGATAACGATTGCACCCCGCACATGCTGGTCAATTCCGAATACCCGGCGGTGCAGGTGCCGCAGGGTTTCGCCAGTGACGGGCAGATTGTCCTGAACATCTCGCCAAGCGCGGTGCGTCATCTGCACATGGACAACGACGTGGTGACCTTCGAAGGTCGCTTCGGTGGTGTCCCGCACAGCTTGTACGTGCCGATCAGCGCGATCCTGGGTATTTACGCCCGGGAGAACGGTCAGGGCATGGTGTTTGATCTTGAGTCGCCGATGGATGACGAAGAAGAGATCGAGTCGGATGACGACTTGCCGCCACCGGACAGCGAGCCACCGCGCCCTAGCGGCCGGCCTAGTTTGAAAGTGGTGAAGTAA